From the genome of Plectropomus leopardus isolate mb chromosome 13, YSFRI_Pleo_2.0, whole genome shotgun sequence, one region includes:
- the LOC121952732 gene encoding serine/threonine-protein kinase pim-1-like: MGGDEKKANPEKATLRKHIRVSESENTSSERVGVKKLKRKVREDGEGPLKKKVKRRLDLLKYDRESASSSPDTGKENCNTSVEDVSKRRRKRKAAADGEGPTCNKTILMPEEVKDEARELKTEDLLVDAQTAYEAKYQQEHQLGEGGCGSVFAGYRKEDNLPVAVKHIPKDKVFCKHVDKNGKEISVEVAIMLKLAAGSSGSVGTSAPVSLLDWYDLGQELILVLERPVPSNDLTEYIELNGGSLQEEEARIILKQLVDAALDLEGQHIFHRDIKSENILIETGSDVPRVRIIDFGLSCFVKKRSSYHIFYGTSSYTPPEWHRRFTYRAGPTTVWQLGAVLYETLHRCTAFETTKFLEKQQTISNKLSEHCQDFLQMCLKEDPKQRLTLEELQLHPWLR, encoded by the exons ATGGGA GGGGATGAAAAGAAGGCCAATCCTGAAAAGGCGACCCTCAGAAAACATATTAGGGTCTCTGAaagtgaaaacacctcaagTGAGAGGGTCGGagttaaaaaactcaaaaggaAGGTCAGAGAAGATGGAGAGGGACCACTGAAGAAAAAGGTTAAGAGAAGACTTGACCTTCTCAAATATGACCGGGAGTCGGCTTCCTCCTCACCGGACACTGGCAAAG AAAACTGCAACACATCTGTGGAGGATGTGAGCAAGAGAAGGCGTAAGAGGAAGGCTGCCGCTGATGGAGAGGGACCCACATGTAATAAGACAATCCTGATGCCAGAAGAAGTAAAAGATGAAGCCAGAGAGCTAAAAACAGAAGATCTGTTGGTAGATGCCCAAACAGCATATGAGGCCAAATATCAGCAAGAGCACCAGCTGGGTGAAGGAGGCTGTGGATCAGTGTTTGCTGGCTACCGGAAAGAAGATAATTTACCA gTGGCCGTCAAACACATCCCAAAGGACAAGGTCTTTTGTAAACATGTG GATAAGAATGGAAAGGAGATATCGGTGGAGGTCGCCATAATGTTAAAACTGGCAGCCGGATCAAGTGGGTCAGTGGGGACGTCAGCACCTGTGTCCCTACTAGACTGGTATGATCTGGGCCAGGAGCTAATCCTAGTACTGGAGAGACCAGTTCCCTCCAATGACCTCACCGAATATATTGAGTTAAATGGCGGCTCTCTCCAAGAAGAAGAGGCCAGG aTAATCCTTAAGCAGCTCGTTGATGCAGCACTCGATCTTGAGGGTCAGCACATCTTCCACCGGGACATCAAGTCTGAAAACATCCTCATCGAGACCGGCTCGGATGTCCCACGTGTGCGCATCATTGACTTTGGACTGAGCTGCTTCGTTAAGAAAAGGTCTTCTTATCACATCTTTTATG GCACCTCTTCCTACACCCCTCCAGAGTGGCACAGACGCTTTACCTACAGGGCCGGCCCCACCACGGTGTGGCAGCTCGGAGCTGTGCTGTATGAGACGCTTCATCGGTGTACTGCTTTTGAGACCACAAAGTTTCTTGAAAAGCAGCAGACAATCAGCAATAAGCTGTCTGAGC ATTGCCaagatttcttgcaaatgtgtTTGAAGGAAGACCCCAAGCAGCGTCTTACCCTGGAGGAGCTACAGCTTCACCCATGGCTCAGATaa
- the hepacamb gene encoding hepatic and glial cell adhesion molecule b, translated as MTVFSVLPRVANHAGCLGGKQSLRPKMKAEKEAPAKPQIISQILLLVCLGSFNSGGVLAVNMTIPNTLIRGTVGGEALLSVRYNSFSPDLPVIKWQLKREKSVTVVQSIGTDIIGTLRPEYRDRILVFENGTLLLHNLRMPDDGTYDVEISITDDTFTGEGSITLTVDESISRPYIHMESSSVLELSENVILNCSHDNGTRTTYRWFKGGKPLTNMTRFMLSPDQKLLTITRVLMADDDTYSCTVENPVGNMTSMPIRLTVYRRSSLYIILSTGGIFLLITLVTVCACWTPSKKSRHPARKPLSRFYDQSDHPPVNHTDGVLPKFTEHNGVNAVTSLYILQQKDPSMDDSSSNSIGSPTELDNPPSYNSSPKYTGCLTHSNGSPARSSYRYT; from the exons ATGACTGTGTTCTCCGTCCTGCCCAGAGTCGCAAATCATGCTGGTTGTCTGGGAGGAAAACAAAGCTTGAGACCCAAGATGAAGGCAGAGAAGGAGGCTCCTGCAAAACCTCAAATTATTTCCCAGATTTTATTGCTCGTGTGTCTCGGTTCCTTCAATTCAG GTGGGGTCCTGGCAGTGAACATGACCATCCCCAACACTCTAATAAGAGGCACAGTAGGGGGAGAGGCCCTGCTGTCAGTTCGCTACAACAGCTTCAGCCCCGACCTGCCGGTCATCAAGTGGCAGCTCAAAAGGGAAAAGTCTGTCACTGTCGTCCAGTCGATTGGAACTGACATCATTGGGACTCTGAGGCCTGAATATCGTGACCGCATCCTGGTATTTGAGAATGGGACTCTGCTTCTCCACAACCTCAGAATGCCTGATGATGGAACGTATGATGTGGAAATCTCCATCACAGATGACACCTTTACAGGAGAGGGCAGCATCACACTCACTGTGGATG AGTCTATATCCAGGCCCTATATCCACATGGAGAGTTCATCAGTACTGGAGCTCAGTGAAAACGTCATCCTCAACTGCTCCCATGACAACGGAACCAGGACTACATACAGGTGGTTCAAAGGTGGAAAGCCACTCACCAATATGACGAGGTTCATGTTGTCACCTGACCAGAAGCTGCTGACCATCACACGGGTGCTGATGGCAGATGATGATACCTACAGCTGCACAGTGGAGAATCCTGTGGGCAACATGACAAGCATGCCGATCAGACTGACTGTCTACA GAAGAAGTTCCCTCTACATCATCCTGTCCACTGGAGGCATCTTCCTCCTCATCACCTTGGTAACAGTATGTGCCTGCTGGACACCTTCCAAAAA gTCAAGACATCCCGCTAGAAAGCCTCTCTCCAGGTTTTATGATCAATCTGATCACCCACCAGTCAATCACACAG ATGGTGTGCTTCCAAAATTTACAGAGCACAATGGAGTAAATGCTGTAACTTCACTTTACATCCTCCAGCAAAAG GATCCCTCCATGGATGACTCATCCAGCAACAGTATTGGATCTCCCACTGAACTTGACAACCCACCGAGCTACAACAGCTCCCCCAAGTACACTGGTTGTCTGACCCATTCTAATGGGTCCCCTGCCCGCTCCTCCTACAGGTATACCTGA